From Chitinivibrionales bacterium, one genomic window encodes:
- the gap gene encoding type I glyceraldehyde-3-phosphate dehydrogenase, translated as MAVKVGINGFGRIGRLVFRAAFERDDIEIVGINDPFLDPSYMVYLLKYDSVHGRFKGEATVGDKAITVNGRKIAVFTEKNPADIGWKSCGAEYVVESTGVFLTKEKAQGHIDGGAKRVVMSAPSKDDTPMFVMGVNHESYKADMNFVSNASCTTNCLAPVAKVLHDNFGITEGLMTTVHAMTATQKVADAPSGKKWRDGRAASANIIPASTGAAKAVGKVIPDLNGKLTGMAFRIPTLDVSVVDLTCRLDKGASYEDIKKAMKAAADGPMKGVLGYTEDDVVSADFIGESNTSVFDAGAGISLNDNFVKVVSWYDNEWGYSCKVLDLIAHMDTVK; from the coding sequence ATGGCAGTAAAAGTTGGAATTAACGGTTTTGGAAGAATTGGACGGCTTGTATTCAGAGCTGCATTCGAACGGGATGATATCGAGATAGTGGGAATCAACGATCCTTTTCTTGATCCCTCCTATATGGTTTATCTTCTCAAATATGATTCGGTGCACGGTCGATTTAAAGGTGAGGCAACTGTCGGCGACAAAGCTATTACGGTAAATGGTCGCAAGATCGCCGTATTCACCGAGAAAAATCCTGCCGATATCGGTTGGAAATCCTGTGGCGCCGAATATGTTGTTGAATCGACTGGCGTATTTCTGACAAAAGAAAAGGCACAGGGGCATATCGACGGCGGTGCAAAACGAGTTGTCATGTCGGCGCCTTCAAAGGATGACACTCCCATGTTCGTTATGGGTGTCAACCATGAATCCTACAAAGCCGATATGAACTTTGTATCAAATGCTTCATGCACCACTAACTGTCTGGCGCCTGTAGCAAAGGTTCTTCATGATAATTTTGGTATTACCGAAGGTCTTATGACGACCGTTCATGCCATGACTGCGACTCAGAAAGTGGCTGATGCTCCTTCGGGTAAAAAATGGCGTGATGGCCGCGCTGCATCAGCAAACATTATCCCTGCCAGCACCGGTGCTGCAAAAGCAGTGGGCAAGGTTATCCCCGATCTCAACGGAAAGCTTACCGGCATGGCATTCAGGATCCCGACACTTGATGTTTCGGTTGTCGACCTGACCTGCCGTCTGGATAAAGGCGCATCCTACGAAGATATTAAAAAGGCGATGAAAGCCGCTGCCGATGGTCCCATGAAAGGTGTTCTGGGATACACTGAAGATGACGTTGTTTCAGCCGATTTCATCGGTGAAAGCAATACGAGCGTTTTCGACGCCGGCGCAGGAATCTCTCTTAACGATAACTTCGTGAAAGTTGTTTCCTGGTATGATAATGAATGGGGATATTCATGCAAAGTCCTCGATCTCATTGCCCACATGGACACTGTAAAATAA
- the kdsA gene encoding 3-deoxy-8-phosphooctulonate synthase, with protein MKQSENGLFKYNKQETGKKLFIIAGPCVIESEKLCLEIASKLVELSEKNKIDIVFKASYDKANRTSGNSFRGPGIKEGLKILHKVKETSGLPVLTDIHTPGEAPETAAVVDILQIPAFLSRQTDLLTAARLTGKYVNVKKGQFISPEEAGFALRKAGEKAWITERGTFFGYNRLVVDFAGIPIMKSFNCPVIFDATHSVQRPGAGDGVSSGNRDLAIPLARAAIGAGVDGLFFEIHPNPPDARCDAANSLYLSEFEREVPRLIELYTNIDKWNV; from the coding sequence ATGAAACAATCCGAAAATGGCCTATTCAAATACAACAAGCAGGAAACAGGAAAGAAGCTTTTTATTATCGCCGGTCCCTGTGTTATCGAATCAGAAAAGCTTTGTCTGGAAATCGCATCGAAACTTGTAGAGTTATCGGAAAAAAACAAAATCGACATTGTTTTCAAGGCTTCCTACGATAAAGCCAATAGAACATCGGGAAATTCATTCAGGGGCCCGGGCATCAAAGAAGGACTCAAGATTCTTCACAAGGTCAAAGAAACAAGTGGCTTACCGGTTCTCACCGACATTCATACTCCCGGAGAGGCACCTGAAACTGCTGCAGTAGTCGACATCCTTCAAATTCCTGCATTTTTAAGCCGCCAAACAGATCTTTTAACGGCCGCCCGGCTTACCGGCAAATATGTCAATGTCAAAAAAGGACAATTCATTTCTCCGGAAGAAGCCGGATTTGCGCTCCGCAAAGCAGGTGAAAAAGCATGGATTACCGAACGGGGGACATTTTTCGGTTACAATCGACTGGTGGTTGATTTTGCCGGGATACCGATCATGAAATCGTTCAATTGTCCTGTTATCTTTGATGCAACGCACAGTGTGCAGAGACCGGGCGCCGGTGACGGTGTATCAAGCGGTAACCGGGATCTGGCGATTCCCCTGGCACGGGCTGCAATCGGAGCGGGGGTCGATGGTCTCTTTTTTGAAATCCATCCCAATCCGCCCGATGCCCGGTGCGATGCCGCCAATTCACTGTATCTCAGCGAATTTGAAAGGGAAGTCCCACGGTTGATCGAACTTTACACAAATATTGACAAGTGGAATGTATAG
- a CDS encoding tRNA-specific adenosine deaminase, giving the protein MQPEYFMNLAYQEALKAFDEGEVPVGAVLEKDNKIIGRGYNRTEKLGDATAHAEIIAIGAASNSLSTWRLEGCTLYVTLEPCLMCLGAILQARINAVVYGALDPRLGACDSFYYQQEIERAYHRYPRIISGVMAAQCGDLLTTFFEQIRKKS; this is encoded by the coding sequence ATGCAACCCGAATATTTCATGAATCTGGCATACCAGGAAGCTTTGAAAGCTTTTGATGAAGGTGAAGTGCCGGTTGGCGCAGTTCTTGAAAAGGATAATAAAATTATCGGCCGGGGCTATAACCGGACCGAGAAACTTGGTGATGCGACCGCTCATGCGGAAATCATTGCAATCGGTGCGGCATCGAATTCACTCAGTACCTGGCGCCTTGAAGGATGTACTCTTTACGTAACGCTCGAACCCTGCCTTATGTGCCTCGGAGCAATACTCCAGGCTCGAATAAACGCCGTTGTCTACGGCGCCCTGGATCCCCGCCTCGGTGCCTGTGATTCGTTTTACTATCAACAGGAAATCGAACGTGCTTATCATCGCTACCCCCGTATCATATCAGGAGTTATGGCTGCCCAATGTGGGGACCTGCTTACAACTTTTTTTGAACAAATTCGCAAAAAAAGCTAA
- a CDS encoding flagellin: MRINHNISSMVTQGALFKVGRDMGKSLERLSTGLRINRASDDAAGLGVSENLRTQVRGSAQAQRNAQDGVAALQIAEGAANEISSILQRMRELSIQAANDTLTSVERGYTQQEFGNLQEEINRIAAVTNYNGMELISSTSSRFGYSTAAGEGAVLWIDANNTVGTDSITIAIGTLTTNALGSLDSSSISEQSLAVEAISVLDGAIDSVNTTRADIGAYVNRLEHAVNNLIVSETNQQAAESMIRDVDFATETTAFTKNQILTQSATAMLAQSNMIPSSVLGLVSG; encoded by the coding sequence ATGCGAATCAATCATAACATATCTTCAATGGTCACTCAGGGTGCCCTTTTCAAGGTAGGGCGGGATATGGGCAAATCCCTTGAGCGACTCTCAACAGGCCTTCGAATTAACCGTGCCAGTGATGATGCTGCGGGACTGGGAGTTTCCGAAAACCTTCGGACACAGGTTCGCGGTTCTGCTCAGGCACAAAGAAATGCCCAGGACGGTGTTGCTGCTCTTCAAATAGCTGAAGGTGCTGCAAATGAAATCTCTTCAATCCTTCAGCGTATGCGTGAGCTTTCGATTCAGGCTGCAAACGATACTTTGACCAGTGTCGAGCGCGGATACACGCAGCAGGAATTCGGCAATTTACAGGAGGAAATCAATCGGATCGCCGCTGTTACCAATTATAACGGCATGGAATTGATTTCATCAACCTCAAGCAGATTCGGCTATTCTACCGCTGCTGGTGAGGGTGCTGTTTTATGGATTGACGCCAATAACACCGTGGGTACCGACAGTATTACCATTGCAATCGGGACGCTTACCACCAATGCTCTCGGAAGTCTCGACAGTTCATCGATATCAGAACAATCATTGGCGGTTGAAGCCATTTCGGTTCTGGATGGAGCTATCGACAGTGTCAATACCACCCGTGCCGATATTGGTGCCTATGTCAACAGACTCGAACATGCGGTGAATAATCTGATTGTTTCAGAAACAAACCAGCAGGCTGCAGAATCGATGATTCGTGATGTCGACTTTGCGACCGAAACGACTGCGTTTACTAAAAATCAGATTCTGACACAGTCGGCAACGGCAATGCTGGCACAATCGAATATGATCCCATCATCAGTACTGGGACTTGTATCTGGATAG
- a CDS encoding AAA family ATPase translates to MKIVSILNHKGGVGKTTLTGCTSQALALTGFRVLAIDNDSQHNLSTMLGTGVQTPGIRDVYISSEQDAPKQLLRAIRKTEIEDLHIITSSRHLRDSDVSDERHLKRVIDLCGLERFYDYVLIDNAPGLDRLQASAINASNEIFVPTELKQFAVNGIAEMEQILNERFPEGPKITKIIPNYYRDTKRHHSFIAALNTLFPGRVTQTAIPIDRVFDEIVIEGKILFLHRLYSKGAAYYLKLIHELFDLSEEKAWDQMMQKRKERISDEARERYYRQRNIDERQ, encoded by the coding sequence ATGAAAATAGTATCAATACTCAATCATAAAGGCGGGGTAGGTAAAACCACACTCACCGGATGCACTTCTCAGGCTCTGGCACTTACCGGATTCAGAGTTCTCGCTATCGATAATGACAGTCAACATAATCTTTCGACAATGCTCGGTACGGGTGTTCAGACCCCGGGTATCCGCGACGTCTACATCAGTTCGGAACAGGATGCCCCAAAACAACTGCTTCGTGCAATAAGAAAAACCGAAATAGAAGACCTTCATATTATTACATCATCTCGCCATTTGCGTGACAGTGATGTAAGCGATGAGAGGCATCTTAAGCGGGTGATTGATCTATGTGGGCTCGAGCGATTTTACGATTATGTTCTTATCGACAATGCCCCCGGCCTTGACCGTCTCCAGGCTTCGGCAATCAATGCATCCAACGAAATATTTGTTCCAACCGAATTGAAACAGTTTGCAGTCAACGGTATTGCAGAAATGGAGCAGATCTTAAATGAGCGTTTTCCTGAGGGACCGAAAATCACAAAAATAATACCCAATTATTACCGCGACACCAAACGTCACCACAGTTTTATTGCAGCCCTCAATACACTTTTCCCCGGGAGGGTTACCCAAACAGCGATCCCCATCGACCGGGTTTTCGATGAAATCGTTATCGAGGGCAAAATCCTGTTTTTGCATCGGCTCTACTCAAAGGGAGCTGCGTACTATTTAAAACTTATCCACGAGCTTTTCGATTTAAGCGAAGAAAAGGCGTGGGACCAGATGATGCAGAAACGGAAAGAGCGCATAAGTGATGAAGCGCGGGAACGGTATTACCGGCAACGTAATATTGACGAAAGGCAATAG
- the pgmB gene encoding beta-phosphoglucomutase, with amino-acid sequence MGIKGVILDLDGVICTTDEYHYHAWKKMADEEGIYFDKEINERCRGVSRMASLDVILERAERPYSEEEKKELAERKNNYYKESLKELTPDAIFPGVKDQMEEMRRRGIKLAVGSASKNTPMILRQIGLGDYFDAVADGNAVTNSKPDPEVFLVAAQRLGLEPEVCLVVEDAVAGVEAALNGNMKVLAVGSAANDKRATLSAKDLASISVDKMLDADR; translated from the coding sequence ATGGGAATTAAGGGTGTTATACTCGATCTTGATGGTGTCATTTGTACAACTGATGAATATCATTATCATGCATGGAAAAAAATGGCTGATGAAGAAGGCATTTATTTTGACAAAGAGATCAATGAACGCTGCCGTGGTGTAAGCCGGATGGCGAGTCTTGATGTGATTCTCGAACGCGCCGAACGCCCCTATAGCGAAGAGGAAAAAAAGGAACTGGCCGAACGAAAAAATAATTACTATAAAGAATCGCTGAAAGAGCTTACCCCCGATGCAATTTTTCCTGGTGTTAAGGATCAGATGGAAGAAATGCGCCGCCGTGGAATTAAGCTTGCAGTCGGTTCCGCCAGCAAAAACACACCAATGATTCTCCGGCAGATCGGCCTTGGTGACTATTTCGATGCTGTTGCCGACGGTAATGCTGTTACGAATAGCAAACCCGACCCCGAGGTTTTTCTTGTCGCGGCTCAGCGTCTGGGACTGGAACCTGAGGTCTGTCTTGTTGTTGAAGATGCCGTTGCCGGCGTTGAGGCTGCTTTGAACGGTAACATGAAAGTACTGGCGGTCGGTTCGGCTGCAAATGACAAACGGGCAACACTCAGCGCGAAAGATCTGGCATCCATCAGCGTTGACAAAATGCTTGACGCCGATCGTTGA